One window of the Microvirga mediterraneensis genome contains the following:
- a CDS encoding ABC transporter permease: MALVRPQGNPLRIILPLAVFTAAIAAWEATVRLKGIPPYILPAPSLIATTMVADWPLLWGSLLTTLETTLAGLALAVIGGVGLAVLLSLSRIVEYSLYPFAVVLQVTPVIAIAPLLLIYMPQDVAVLACAWLVAFFPVLSNTMLGLQSVDRNLMELFQLYGAPASQGPLARLRARLKALWYLRRPAALPAFLAGLRIAGGLSLIGAVVAEMAAGSAGAGSGLAYRIIESQYRLNIPRLFAALVLLAATGIGLFLALAALNHALLRRWHESAVPRDP; encoded by the coding sequence ATGGCGCTCGTTCGGCCGCAAGGCAATCCCTTGAGGATCATCCTGCCGCTTGCCGTCTTCACGGCGGCCATCGCCGCGTGGGAAGCCACCGTGCGCTTGAAGGGCATCCCGCCCTACATCCTGCCCGCGCCGAGCCTGATCGCCACGACCATGGTGGCCGATTGGCCCCTGCTCTGGGGCTCTCTCCTGACGACGCTCGAGACCACGCTCGCGGGTCTTGCCCTGGCGGTGATCGGCGGCGTGGGCCTTGCGGTGCTGCTGAGCCTGTCGCGGATCGTCGAGTACTCGCTCTACCCGTTCGCCGTCGTGCTCCAGGTCACGCCAGTCATCGCCATCGCGCCCCTGCTGCTGATCTACATGCCGCAGGATGTGGCGGTCCTGGCCTGCGCGTGGCTCGTGGCGTTCTTTCCGGTTCTGTCGAACACCATGCTCGGCCTGCAATCCGTGGACAGGAACCTCATGGAGCTGTTTCAGCTCTACGGCGCCCCGGCCTCGCAAGGCCCTCTCGCGCGGCTCAGGGCGCGTTTGAAGGCTCTGTGGTACCTGCGCCGCCCGGCCGCCCTCCCGGCCTTTCTGGCAGGCCTGCGGATCGCGGGCGGACTGTCCCTGATCGGCGCCGTGGTGGCCGAGATGGCCGCCGGCTCCGCCGGGGCGGGGTCGGGACTGGCCTATCGCATCATCGAGAGCCAGTACCGGCTCAACATTCCGCGCCTCTTCGCGGCGCTCGTTCTTCTGGCCGCGACCGGAATCGGGCTGTTCCTGGCTCTGGCTGCGCTCAATCACGCGCTCCTCCGGCGCTGGCATGAAAGCGCCGTTCCCCGAGACCCTTGA
- a CDS encoding TfoX/Sxy family DNA transformation protein: MSDAAIDTLPGIGSVTRSRLAEAGIRTVGELRAMGSVEAYLRLKFMLPRQVSLNALYALEAALRGCHWLDLPRDVKAALQQQARIIDEAFRRGGVARCSL; the protein is encoded by the coding sequence GTGAGTGATGCCGCCATCGACACCCTGCCCGGGATCGGTTCCGTGACGCGGAGCAGGCTGGCGGAGGCGGGTATCCGCACGGTCGGAGAACTCCGCGCCATGGGCTCCGTCGAGGCCTACCTACGGCTGAAATTCATGCTTCCCAGGCAGGTGAGCCTCAATGCGCTCTACGCGCTGGAAGCCGCCCTGCGCGGCTGCCACTGGCTCGACCTGCCGCGGGACGTGAAGGCTGCGCTCCAGCAGCAGGCCAGGATCATCGACGAGGCCTTTCGCCGGGGCGGCGTCGCACGCTGCTCCCTTTAA
- a CDS encoding GNAT family N-acetyltransferase: MITIREEIFRDVEAREALLDACFGPTRFQKTCERLREGRMPADGLSLVIDRDGEIIGTVRLWHISAGPNRPALMLGPIAIDPSVQSLGLGGKLMREALKRAADLGHKAVLLVGDAPYYERFGFSTDKTGSLWLPGPYERNRFLALELETGALAGARGLVSATGAFERKPDLGVLVAAAAQGALAGLRPAL; this comes from the coding sequence ATGATCACGATCCGCGAAGAAATCTTCCGCGATGTCGAGGCGCGCGAGGCGCTGCTCGATGCCTGCTTCGGACCCACCCGGTTCCAGAAGACCTGCGAACGCCTGCGCGAGGGCAGGATGCCGGCCGACGGTCTGTCCCTGGTCATCGACCGGGACGGCGAGATCATCGGCACGGTGCGCCTCTGGCACATCTCGGCCGGTCCGAATCGTCCGGCCCTGATGCTCGGGCCCATCGCCATCGACCCGTCCGTGCAGAGTCTCGGTCTCGGCGGCAAGCTGATGCGCGAGGCATTGAAGCGCGCGGCCGATCTCGGTCACAAGGCGGTGCTGCTCGTGGGCGATGCGCCCTATTACGAGCGCTTCGGCTTCTCGACGGACAAGACCGGCTCCCTCTGGCTGCCGGGTCCCTATGAGCGCAACCGCTTCCTGGCGCTCGAACTCGAGACGGGAGCACTCGCGGGTGCCCGCGGGCTCGTATCCGCCACCGGCGCCTTCGAGCGGAAGCCCGATCTCGGCGTGCTCGTCGCCGCCGCCGCGCAGGGTGCGCTGGCGGGCCTTCGTCCGGCGCTCTGA
- a CDS encoding ABC transporter ATP-binding protein, with the protein MSPISSELVALRDICKRFSNGVLALDGFDLSVKANEFLSLLGPSGCGKSTVLRIIAGLARPTEGRVIWPSSCNDDRRRSEIGFVFQDATLMPWATVADNVWLPLRLRGVSRRNAQDRIAESLALVGLSDFAKAYPRELSGGMRMRVSIARALSVKPRLLLMDEPFAALDEIARFRLNDDLLRLQSDLRCTVVFVTHSVYESAYLSSRIAVMSPRPGRIVAEIEGMPPGPRAKDFRTGESYTQLCGRISQALLGQTAGERP; encoded by the coding sequence ATGTCGCCGATCTCTTCAGAGCTGGTGGCCCTGCGGGACATCTGCAAACGCTTCAGTAACGGCGTCCTGGCCCTGGACGGCTTCGATCTCTCGGTCAAGGCAAACGAGTTTCTCTCCCTTCTCGGCCCCTCCGGCTGCGGCAAGTCGACGGTGCTGCGCATCATCGCGGGGCTCGCGCGTCCGACCGAGGGCCGTGTCATTTGGCCGAGTTCCTGCAATGACGATCGTCGTCGCAGCGAGATCGGCTTTGTATTCCAGGACGCGACGCTGATGCCCTGGGCTACCGTGGCGGACAATGTATGGCTTCCCCTGCGCCTTCGCGGCGTGTCCAGACGCAATGCACAGGACCGTATCGCAGAGAGCCTTGCCCTCGTGGGCTTGAGCGACTTCGCCAAGGCCTATCCGCGCGAACTCTCCGGCGGCATGCGGATGCGCGTGTCGATTGCCAGGGCCCTGTCCGTGAAGCCCCGGCTGCTGCTCATGGACGAACCCTTCGCCGCCCTCGACGAGATTGCCCGGTTCAGGCTCAACGACGACCTGCTTCGCCTGCAGAGCGACTTGCGCTGCACGGTCGTCTTCGTGACCCATTCGGTGTATGAGAGCGCCTATCTGTCGAGCCGCATCGCGGTCATGTCTCCGCGTCCCGGGCGCATCGTTGCCGAGATCGAAGGCATGCCGCCCGGACCGCGCGCGAAGGACTTTCGCACCGGCGAGAGCTATACGCAGCTGTGCGGGCGGATCTCGCAGGCCCTGCTCGGCCAGACCGCCGGGGAGCGGCCGTGA
- a CDS encoding 2-hydroxyacid dehydrogenase: MSRTDILMTAPMMPVVIDALDKAFTLHRLWEQTDKEAFLKEFGPRIRGVATSTLFGRVDSTLLDRLPHAEIVSSFGVGYDNVDAEEAARRGIVVTNTPGVLDDEVADLTLGLLLATLRKIPQADRYLRDGKWLKASFPLSATLRDRKVGIVGLGRIGKAIARRLSGFDVSIAYHGRTQQDDVAYPYYPTVTGLAEACDVLIVIPPGGPATKHLINADVLKALGPNGVLINVARGTVVDEQALIAALKSGTILSAGLDVYEDEPRVPQELIDLEHVVLLPHVASASVHTRNAMGKLVADNLISWFDGKGPLTPVAETPYKGKAG; this comes from the coding sequence ATGAGCCGAACCGACATCCTCATGACCGCGCCGATGATGCCCGTCGTCATCGACGCGCTCGACAAGGCCTTCACGCTCCATCGCCTGTGGGAGCAGACCGACAAGGAGGCCTTCCTGAAGGAGTTCGGCCCGCGCATCCGCGGCGTGGCGACCAGCACGCTCTTCGGCCGCGTGGATTCCACGCTCCTCGACCGCCTGCCGCATGCGGAGATCGTCTCGAGCTTCGGCGTCGGCTACGACAATGTGGATGCGGAGGAAGCGGCGAGGCGCGGCATCGTCGTGACCAACACGCCGGGCGTTCTCGACGACGAGGTCGCCGACCTCACCCTCGGCCTGCTCCTCGCAACGTTGCGGAAAATCCCGCAGGCCGACCGCTACCTGCGTGACGGGAAATGGCTGAAGGCCTCCTTCCCCCTGTCGGCGACCCTGCGCGACAGGAAGGTCGGCATTGTCGGACTCGGGCGCATCGGCAAGGCCATCGCAAGGCGCCTCTCCGGCTTCGACGTGAGCATCGCCTATCACGGCCGCACGCAGCAGGACGACGTAGCGTATCCCTATTATCCGACCGTGACCGGCCTTGCGGAAGCCTGCGACGTGCTCATCGTCATCCCGCCCGGCGGCCCCGCCACGAAGCATCTCATCAACGCGGACGTGCTGAAGGCCTTGGGGCCCAACGGCGTTCTGATCAACGTCGCGCGCGGCACGGTCGTGGACGAGCAGGCGCTCATCGCTGCGCTCAAGTCCGGCACGATCCTGAGCGCAGGCCTCGACGTCTACGAGGACGAGCCGCGCGTGCCGCAGGAGCTGATCGACCTGGAGCACGTAGTGCTCCTGCCGCATGTCGCCTCGGCGTCGGTTCACACCCGCAATGCCATGGGCAAGCTCGTCGCCGACAACCTGATCTCGTGGTTCGACGGCAAAGGCCCGCTGACCCCGGTGGCGGAGACGCCTTACAAGGGCAAAGCGGGTTGA
- a CDS encoding ABC transporter substrate-binding protein, with protein sequence MKLNAWIMGALAAFLSGSALAQQPLTEVTFGTNWIAQGEHGGYYQAVADGTYEKYGLKVTIVPGGPRASNRMLMTVGKLDFYMGGSMIQAFSAVEKDIPTIVVAAHFQKEPQVLLSHPGQGLDTFADLKKSNDILLSKDGVATFFQWMKAEYGFKDEQVKPFGFNPAPFIANKASVQQGYVTSEPLTIEKAAGFKPNVFLLADYGFSTYSTTVETRREVVETNPDLVQRFVDASTIGWYNYLYGDNTKAKELIKRDNPEMTDELLSFSQAKMKEYGIVDSGDTHQLGIGAMTDARMKDFFDKMVKAGLFKAELDYRKAYTLRFVNKGVGLELRPRK encoded by the coding sequence ATGAAGTTGAACGCCTGGATCATGGGAGCGCTTGCAGCCTTCCTGAGCGGAAGCGCCCTGGCGCAGCAGCCGCTGACGGAGGTGACCTTCGGCACCAACTGGATCGCCCAGGGAGAGCATGGCGGCTATTACCAGGCCGTGGCCGACGGCACATACGAAAAGTATGGCCTCAAGGTCACCATCGTGCCGGGCGGCCCCCGCGCCAGCAACCGCATGCTCATGACGGTCGGCAAGCTCGACTTCTACATGGGCGGCAGCATGATTCAGGCCTTCTCGGCCGTGGAGAAGGACATCCCCACCATCGTGGTCGCGGCCCATTTCCAGAAGGAGCCGCAGGTGCTCCTCAGCCATCCGGGCCAGGGGCTCGACACCTTCGCGGACCTGAAGAAATCGAACGACATTCTTCTGTCCAAGGACGGCGTCGCCACCTTCTTCCAGTGGATGAAGGCCGAATACGGGTTCAAGGACGAGCAGGTGAAGCCCTTCGGCTTCAATCCGGCTCCCTTCATCGCCAACAAGGCCTCGGTGCAGCAGGGCTACGTCACGTCGGAGCCGCTGACCATCGAGAAAGCCGCCGGTTTCAAGCCCAACGTATTCCTTCTCGCCGATTACGGCTTCAGCACCTATTCGACCACCGTGGAGACACGCCGCGAGGTCGTGGAGACGAATCCCGATCTCGTGCAGCGCTTCGTCGATGCCTCGACCATCGGATGGTACAATTACCTCTATGGCGACAACACAAAGGCGAAGGAACTCATCAAGCGCGACAATCCGGAAATGACGGACGAGCTGCTGAGCTTCTCGCAGGCCAAGATGAAGGAATACGGCATCGTCGATTCCGGCGACACGCATCAGCTCGGGATCGGCGCCATGACGGATGCGCGCATGAAGGACTTCTTCGACAAGATGGTGAAGGCGGGCCTCTTCAAGGCGGAACTCGACTACAGGAAAGCCTATACGCTCCGGTTCGTGAACAAGGGTGTCGGGCTTGAGTTGAGGCCACGCAAGTGA
- a CDS encoding MarR family winged helix-turn-helix transcriptional regulator: METDNKHPGIKSVGWALVQASRLHRSRTGDKLSELGLFAGQEQVLQALSNSGPMTMGELAAILRVRPPTASKTVSRLSSLKLVERHTEPGDARVVRVKLTKEGKRKAAAIDALWEEVEGELLQGFDNKDRKRLRKLLRKAAKNLAGLTGADQTGFEADDEVDGLEAAGEPELAATA; encoded by the coding sequence ATGGAAACCGACAACAAGCATCCGGGCATCAAGAGCGTCGGATGGGCTTTGGTTCAAGCCTCGCGCCTGCATCGAAGCCGCACGGGCGACAAGCTCTCGGAACTCGGCCTCTTCGCCGGCCAGGAGCAGGTTCTCCAGGCCCTCAGCAATTCCGGCCCCATGACCATGGGCGAACTCGCGGCCATCCTGCGCGTGCGCCCGCCGACCGCGTCCAAGACGGTTTCTCGCCTCTCCAGCCTCAAATTGGTGGAACGCCACACCGAACCCGGCGATGCCCGGGTCGTTCGCGTGAAACTCACCAAGGAAGGCAAGCGCAAGGCCGCCGCCATCGACGCCCTGTGGGAGGAGGTCGAGGGCGAGCTGCTCCAGGGCTTCGACAACAAGGACCGCAAGCGCCTACGCAAGCTGCTGCGCAAGGCCGCCAAGAACCTCGCTGGCCTCACCGGAGCCGATCAGACCGGCTTCGAGGCCGACGACGAAGTCGACGGGCTGGAAGCCGCCGGCGAGCCGGAACTGGCCGCAACCGCCTGA
- a CDS encoding type III PLP-dependent enzyme — translation MTQRIREFLRNRREDGPCVVVDLEVVRDNYSKFARALPDTRVFYAVKANPEPQVLKLLAELGSCFDTASVVEIQLALDAGATPERISFGNTIKKERDIVRALELGVRLYAVDCEVEVEKIVRAAATAGIDASEVKVFCRILCDGAGAEWPLSRKFGCVPEMAVDVLEHAYRQGLEAYGVSFHVGSQQRNTEAWDQALGSASAIFRECAHRGIHLSMVNLGGGFPTKYLKTVPQVEAYGESIFQALSKHFGNRIPETIIEPGRGMVGNAGVIEAEVVLVSKKSRDEEEVRWVYLDIGKFGGLAETMDESIRYPIRTEHDDDRMVPCVLAGPTCDSADVLYEKEPYPLPVSLEIGDKVLIEGTGAYTTTYSAVAFNGFPPLKSYVI, via the coding sequence ATGACTCAGCGCATCCGTGAATTCCTGCGCAACCGACGTGAGGACGGCCCGTGCGTGGTCGTCGACCTCGAGGTCGTGCGCGACAACTACTCGAAGTTTGCCCGTGCGCTCCCCGACACGCGCGTGTTCTACGCCGTGAAGGCCAACCCGGAGCCGCAGGTGCTCAAGCTCCTGGCCGAGCTCGGCTCGTGCTTCGACACGGCGTCCGTGGTCGAGATCCAGCTCGCGCTGGATGCCGGCGCCACGCCCGAGCGCATCTCCTTCGGCAACACGATCAAGAAGGAGCGCGACATCGTGCGCGCCCTCGAACTCGGCGTGCGCCTTTATGCGGTCGATTGCGAAGTCGAGGTCGAGAAGATCGTGCGTGCGGCTGCCACGGCCGGCATCGACGCGTCCGAGGTGAAGGTGTTCTGCCGCATCCTGTGCGACGGCGCCGGCGCCGAATGGCCGCTCTCCCGCAAGTTCGGCTGCGTGCCCGAGATGGCCGTGGACGTGCTGGAGCATGCCTATCGTCAGGGCCTGGAGGCTTACGGCGTGTCCTTCCACGTGGGCTCGCAGCAGCGCAACACGGAAGCCTGGGATCAGGCTCTCGGGTCCGCCTCTGCGATCTTCCGTGAATGCGCTCATCGCGGCATCCACCTGTCGATGGTCAACCTCGGCGGCGGCTTCCCGACGAAGTACCTGAAGACGGTTCCTCAGGTGGAAGCGTACGGCGAGTCGATCTTCCAGGCGCTGTCGAAGCACTTCGGCAACCGCATCCCGGAGACGATCATCGAGCCGGGCCGCGGCATGGTCGGCAATGCGGGCGTCATCGAGGCCGAGGTCGTTCTCGTCTCGAAGAAGAGCCGCGACGAGGAGGAAGTGCGCTGGGTCTATCTCGACATCGGCAAGTTCGGCGGCCTCGCCGAGACGATGGACGAGTCGATCCGCTACCCGATCCGCACGGAGCACGACGACGACCGCATGGTGCCTTGCGTGCTCGCGGGTCCGACCTGCGACTCGGCCGACGTTCTCTACGAGAAGGAGCCTTATCCGCTCCCCGTCTCGCTGGAGATCGGCGACAAGGTGCTGATCGAGGGTACGGGCGCCTACACGACCACCTATTCGGCGGTCGCGTTCAACGGCTTCCCGCCGCTCAAGTCCTACGTGATCTAA
- a CDS encoding DMT family transporter, protein MADTLTRSPPKTAAWHQSRIAGIALMCAALFCFSCLDATAKWVNRSIDPMVTVWARYISAACLTFLVINPRTQPGALRTRRLPLQLIRSFLLFASTICNFFALKYLQLVETQSIIFATPLLVALLAGPLLGERVGWQRMIAIGIGFIGILVITRPGLGTMHPAALLSLMGSVAYAFYAIVTRMLASSDSVATTTLYSSVAGIVLVTPILPWIWSTPSSPLMWFLLATTGFYGAFGHWLLVLAHARAPAAILSPFIYSQIVWMLVLGYVLFGDWPDAWTFVGAGIVIASGLYLLYRERVKPRQPEPSS, encoded by the coding sequence ATGGCCGACACCCTCACCCGATCCCCGCCCAAGACCGCCGCGTGGCACCAGAGCCGCATCGCGGGCATCGCCCTCATGTGCGCGGCGCTGTTCTGCTTTTCGTGCCTCGATGCGACGGCCAAGTGGGTGAACCGCTCCATCGATCCGATGGTGACGGTCTGGGCCCGCTACATCTCGGCGGCCTGTCTCACCTTCCTGGTCATCAATCCGAGGACACAGCCCGGAGCGCTGAGGACCCGCCGCCTCCCGCTGCAGCTCATCCGCTCGTTCCTGCTCTTCGCATCGACGATCTGCAACTTCTTCGCCCTGAAATATCTGCAGCTGGTCGAGACGCAATCGATCATCTTCGCGACGCCGCTGCTGGTAGCGCTCCTTGCCGGCCCGCTTCTCGGAGAGCGCGTCGGCTGGCAGCGCATGATCGCCATCGGGATCGGCTTCATCGGCATTCTCGTGATCACGCGGCCAGGCTTAGGCACCATGCATCCCGCCGCCCTTCTGTCGCTCATGGGCTCCGTCGCCTATGCCTTCTACGCCATCGTGACCCGCATGCTCGCATCGAGCGATTCCGTCGCGACGACGACCCTTTACTCGAGCGTCGCCGGCATCGTCCTCGTCACCCCGATCCTGCCCTGGATATGGTCCACGCCCTCCTCGCCCCTCATGTGGTTCCTGCTGGCGACGACGGGCTTCTACGGGGCCTTCGGCCATTGGCTTCTGGTCCTCGCCCATGCCCGTGCGCCGGCCGCGATCCTGTCGCCCTTCATCTACAGCCAGATCGTCTGGATGCTGGTCCTGGGCTACGTCCTCTTCGGCGACTGGCCCGATGCTTGGACCTTCGTCGGGGCTGGCATCGTCATCGCATCGGGGCTCTATTTGCTCTACCGTGAGCGCGTGAAGCCTCGACAACCGGAGCCGTCCTCGTGA
- a CDS encoding SDR family oxidoreductase codes for MNRLQGRTALVTAAGQGIGRAIAEAFLREGAKVWATDLDVAKLEGLDGAEKRRLDVLSSADVEQLVAEAGPLDILVNAAGFVHHGTILECSDRDWDFSFELNVRSMHRTIKAVLPGMLEKGRGSIVNIASGASSVRGIPNRYVYGTTKAAVIGLTKAVAADFIKRGVRANAICPGTVQSPSLDERIAALAESSGQSLETVRQAFIDRQPMGRLGTAEEVAALAVYLASDEASYTTGHIHLVDGGFAL; via the coding sequence ATGAACAGACTTCAAGGAAGGACAGCCCTCGTCACGGCGGCGGGGCAGGGGATCGGACGCGCCATTGCGGAAGCCTTTCTCCGCGAAGGCGCAAAGGTCTGGGCGACGGATCTCGATGTCGCCAAGCTGGAGGGACTTGACGGCGCCGAGAAGCGCCGGCTTGACGTGCTCTCGAGCGCCGATGTCGAACAACTCGTCGCCGAGGCCGGACCTCTCGATATCCTCGTCAATGCGGCGGGCTTCGTGCATCACGGCACGATCCTCGAATGTTCCGACAGGGATTGGGACTTCTCGTTCGAGCTGAACGTGAGATCCATGCACCGCACCATCAAGGCCGTTCTGCCGGGTATGTTGGAGAAGGGTCGGGGCTCCATCGTCAACATCGCGTCGGGCGCCTCGTCGGTGCGCGGCATCCCCAACCGCTACGTCTACGGCACCACCAAGGCGGCGGTGATCGGCCTGACCAAGGCCGTGGCGGCGGATTTCATCAAGCGCGGCGTCCGTGCCAACGCCATCTGCCCCGGCACGGTCCAATCGCCTTCCCTCGACGAGCGGATCGCGGCGCTCGCAGAAAGTTCGGGACAGAGCCTTGAGACGGTGCGTCAGGCCTTCATCGACCGCCAGCCGATGGGCCGGCTCGGCACGGCCGAGGAGGTGGCGGCGCTGGCCGTCTATCTCGCGTCGGACGAAGCGAGCTACACGACGGGGCATATCCACCTCGTCGATGGCGGGTTCGCGCTGTAG
- a CDS encoding glucan biosynthesis protein, protein MTNLSRRILLQSLLAATALPALNRQSWAQQQQNGVPAPSPFRHEDVGRRARELAAVPYEAPNVQLPEPLNRLSFDDYRDIRFRPDKALLGSGNGPFRMQLFHPGFLYQQPVTVNVIRDGVPTPIPYQRELFDYGRNKIERPLPVNLGFAGFRLHYPLNNPKVFDELIAFLGASYFRFLGANQKYGLSARGLAINVEGGEAEEFPHFREFWIEMPKPNDERAIIYALLDSPSVAGAYRFEVYPSKETTLDVTATLFPRQPIANVGVAPLTSMFFEGENDRKPTDDYRLEIHDSDGLLIQSGAGEWIWRPLRNPARKTISSFSDKNPRGFGLMQRDRVFENYQDIEAYYHQRPGYWVEPIGQWGEGWVELVELPTPDETHDNIVAYWQPNRPFEPGQEVVLSYRLRALSAIGAMHTGGKVINTFQTPPRASGSNAPSDQGHRRFIIDFAGGNLAYYLGAPEQVQLVPSTSTGQITNTFIMPNSHTNGFRAAIDVKLEPGQSTDLRAFLRAGNKALTETWTYPWAVE, encoded by the coding sequence ATGACGAACCTGTCCCGCCGTATCCTCCTGCAAAGCCTGCTCGCGGCCACCGCGCTGCCCGCCTTGAACCGGCAGAGCTGGGCGCAGCAGCAGCAGAACGGCGTGCCGGCGCCCAGTCCCTTCCGCCACGAGGACGTGGGGCGACGGGCCCGGGAGCTCGCGGCCGTGCCCTACGAGGCGCCGAACGTGCAGCTGCCGGAGCCGCTCAACCGGCTCAGCTTCGACGATTACCGGGACATCCGCTTCCGTCCGGACAAGGCCCTGCTCGGCTCCGGCAACGGGCCGTTCCGGATGCAGCTCTTCCATCCCGGCTTCCTCTACCAGCAGCCCGTGACGGTGAACGTCATCCGCGACGGCGTCCCGACGCCGATCCCCTATCAGCGGGAGCTGTTCGACTACGGCCGCAACAAGATCGAGCGGCCGCTGCCCGTCAATCTCGGCTTCGCGGGCTTTCGCCTCCACTACCCCCTGAACAACCCGAAGGTCTTCGACGAGCTGATCGCCTTCCTGGGCGCGAGCTATTTCCGCTTCCTCGGCGCCAACCAGAAATACGGCCTCTCGGCGCGCGGCCTCGCGATCAACGTGGAGGGCGGCGAAGCGGAGGAGTTTCCGCATTTCCGCGAATTCTGGATCGAGATGCCCAAGCCCAACGACGAGCGGGCCATCATCTATGCCCTCCTCGACAGTCCGTCGGTCGCCGGCGCCTACCGGTTCGAGGTCTACCCGTCCAAGGAAACGACCCTGGACGTTACGGCAACGCTGTTCCCGCGCCAGCCTATCGCCAATGTGGGCGTCGCCCCCCTCACCTCCATGTTCTTCGAAGGCGAGAACGACCGGAAGCCCACGGACGATTACCGCCTCGAGATCCACGATTCGGATGGCCTTCTCATCCAGTCCGGAGCGGGCGAATGGATCTGGCGCCCCCTGCGCAACCCGGCCCGCAAGACGATCTCGTCCTTCAGCGACAAGAACCCGCGCGGCTTCGGCCTGATGCAGCGCGACCGCGTGTTCGAGAACTACCAGGACATCGAGGCCTATTACCACCAGCGCCCCGGCTACTGGGTCGAGCCCATCGGGCAATGGGGCGAGGGCTGGGTCGAGCTGGTCGAGCTTCCGACGCCGGACGAGACCCATGACAACATCGTGGCCTATTGGCAGCCGAACCGGCCGTTCGAGCCCGGACAGGAGGTCGTCCTGTCCTATCGCCTGCGGGCCCTGTCGGCGATCGGCGCCATGCATACGGGCGGAAAGGTGATCAACACCTTCCAGACCCCTCCCCGCGCCAGCGGGTCGAACGCGCCGAGCGATCAGGGGCACCGCCGCTTCATCATCGACTTCGCGGGCGGCAACCTGGCCTATTATCTCGGCGCTCCGGAGCAGGTGCAGCTGGTCCCCTCCACATCGACCGGGCAGATCACCAATACCTTCATCATGCCCAACAGCCACACGAACGGCTTCAGGGCGGCCATCGACGTGAAGCTGGAGCCGGGCCAATCCACGGATCTCCGCGCCTTCCTGCGCGCCGGCAACAAGGCCCTGACGGAGACCTGGACCTATCCCTGGGCGGTGGAGTGA